A genomic segment from Gopherus evgoodei ecotype Sinaloan lineage chromosome 6, rGopEvg1_v1.p, whole genome shotgun sequence encodes:
- the LOC115653987 gene encoding beta-1,3-galactosyltransferase 5-like, protein MALMHPWGLKGLMCVSGLLSLILLWCLLVMTADVQKRWQLSSRFPIFRGKLPRMSRFGAIKAVQRGVDFPSLFTSSHTDPHCEPGQLLLILVTSAPGNSEPRQVIRRTWAAHEGPRAPQWQSVFLVGQSADIGVAQGIQREQQEFGDILIGNYQDTYRNLTLKVMHGFKWVAERCQPSYILKTDDDCFVNTDRLPEFLLEHNTIKTGLYAGSLFSREKRQVIREPSSKWYVSRQDYHLDEYPPYASGIGYILSLDAVERILWAAEHVHPIPVEDAYVGILAERAGIQVKSSARFAKHNVRWRVCNYRYLMVIHHLSPQEQEVAKGSMLQARSACHDSLEVTRWK, encoded by the coding sequence ATGGCACTGATGCATCCGTGGGGCTTAAAAGGGCTGATGTGTGTCAGTGGCCTTCTCTCACTCATCCTGCTCTGGTGCCTGCTGGTCATGACAGCTGACGTCCAGAAGAGATGGCAGCTTTCCAGTCGCTTCCCCATCTTCCGAGGGAAGCTACCCAGAATGTCTCGCTTTGGGGCCATCAAAGCTGTCCAGAGAGGGGTGGACTTTCCATCTCTGTTCACCAGCTCTCACACAGATCCTCACTGTGAGCCTGGACAGCTGCTCCTGATCCTCGTGACTTCAGCCCCAGGGAATTCAGAACCCAGGCAAGTGATCAGGAGAACCTGGGCTGCCCACGAGGGACCGAGAGCACCCCAATGGCAGTCCGTGTTCTTAGTCGGCCAGTCTGCAGACATTGGGGTAGCCCAGGGCatccagagagagcagcaggagtttggggacATCCTGATTGGGAATTATCAGGACACCTATCGGAACCTCACCCTGAAGGTCATGCATGGGTTTAAGTGGGTGGCTGAGCGGTGCCAGCCCAGCTACATTCTAAAGACGGATGACGACTGCTTCGTCAACACAGACCGGCTGCCGGAGTTCCTGCTGGAGCACAACACTATTAAGACGGGCCTGTATGCAGGATCCCTCTTCTCCCGGGAGAAGCGGCAGGTCATCAGAGAGCCTTCCAGCAAATGGTATGTCTCCAGGCAAGACTACCACCTAGACGAATACCCGCCATACGCCAGTGGCATCGGCTACATCCTGTCTCTGGATGCCGTTGAGCGGATCCTGTGGGCAGCAGAACATGTCCATCCCATCCCGGTGGAAGATGCCTACGTGGGCATCTTGGCTGAgagggctgggatccaggtgaAATCCAGCGCACGCTTCGCCAAGCACAATGTGAGGTGGCGGGTGTGTAACTACCGCTACCTGATGGTGATTCATCACCTGAGCCCACAGGAGCAGGAGGTGGCCAAGGGGAGCATGCTGCAGGC